The following proteins are co-located in the Noviherbaspirillum sp. UKPF54 genome:
- the ybaK gene encoding Cys-tRNA(Pro) deacylase has translation MAKKEHVSETPATQFLRKHGIAFSEHPYDYEEHGGTAVSARELGVDEHHVVKTLIMQDEAAKPLIVLMHGDRKVSTKNLARQIGCKSVEPCKPEVANRHSGFLVGGTSPFGTRKAMPVYVEESVLALDKIYINGGRRGYLVGIDPKTILQVLPAKPVACALEE, from the coding sequence ATGGCAAAGAAAGAGCATGTGTCGGAAACGCCGGCCACGCAGTTCCTGCGCAAGCACGGCATTGCGTTTTCCGAGCATCCCTACGATTACGAAGAGCATGGCGGCACCGCCGTGTCCGCACGTGAACTGGGCGTCGACGAGCATCACGTCGTCAAGACCCTGATCATGCAGGACGAGGCGGCCAAGCCGCTGATCGTGCTCATGCATGGTGACCGCAAGGTATCGACCAAGAACCTGGCGCGCCAGATTGGCTGCAAGTCGGTCGAGCCATGCAAGCCGGAAGTCGCCAACCGGCACTCCGGTTTCCTGGTCGGCGGCACCTCGCCGTTCGGCACCCGGAAGGCGATGCCGGTCTATGTCGAAGAGAGCGTGCTGGCGCTGGACAAGATTTACATCAATGGCGGCCGGCGCGGCTACCTGGTCGGCATCGATCCGAAAACCATCCTGCAAGTGTTGCCGGCAAAGCCGGTCGCGTGCGCGCTGGAAGAATAA
- the plsY gene encoding glycerol-3-phosphate 1-O-acyltransferase PlsY, producing MNTLLFAIAAYLIGSISFAVVVSKAFRLADPRTYGSKNPGATNVLRSGNKAAAALTLLGDCVKGWLAVWLAQKYGPQFGVEDNGVALVAIAVFLGHLWPVFFKFVGGKGVATALGVLLGLNGWLGLATLVTWLVVAYAFRYSSMAALIASVFAPFYYGLLFGFDAKLLAVLVMSALLVYRHRQNIANLLAGKESKIGSKKK from the coding sequence ATGAATACATTGCTGTTTGCGATCGCGGCTTACCTGATCGGATCGATTTCGTTCGCGGTCGTGGTGAGCAAGGCGTTTCGCCTGGCCGATCCGCGCACCTACGGCTCGAAGAATCCGGGCGCGACCAATGTGCTGCGCAGCGGGAACAAGGCGGCTGCGGCATTGACGCTGCTGGGAGACTGCGTCAAGGGCTGGCTGGCGGTGTGGCTGGCCCAGAAGTATGGCCCGCAGTTCGGCGTCGAGGACAATGGCGTGGCGCTGGTGGCGATCGCGGTCTTCCTCGGGCACCTGTGGCCGGTCTTCTTCAAGTTCGTCGGCGGCAAGGGCGTCGCGACCGCGCTGGGCGTGCTGCTCGGCCTGAACGGCTGGCTGGGACTGGCTACGCTGGTCACCTGGCTGGTGGTCGCCTATGCCTTCCGCTATTCGTCGATGGCGGCACTGATCGCCAGCGTGTTTGCGCCATTCTATTACGGCCTGCTGTTCGGTTTCGATGCGAAGCTGCTGGCTGTGCTGGTCATGAGCGCGCTGCTGGTCTACCGCCACCGCCAGAATATCGCCAACCTGTTGGCTGGCAAGGAAAGCAAGATCGGCAGCAAGAAGAAGTAG
- the tsaD gene encoding tRNA (adenosine(37)-N6)-threonylcarbamoyltransferase complex transferase subunit TsaD → MIVLGVESSCDETGIALYDTQRGLLAHALHSQVAMHEEYGGVVPELASRDHIRRAIPLLEQVLKNADMPRSAIDAIAYTQGPGLAGALLVGASVACGLGLALDRPVLGIHHLEGHLLSPLLSRDPPSFPFVALLVSGGHTQLMRVDGVGQYTLLGETLDDAAGEAFDKSAKLLGLGYPGGPAISRLAEFGDPGVYKLPRPMLHSKDLNFSFSGLKTAVLTVVKNQITNICEQDKANVARAFVDAIVDVLVAKCVTALKETGLKKLVIAGGVGANRQLREALDAAAHKRRFRVYYPELEFCTDNGAMIAFAGAMRLQINPDAARRDYAFNVRPRWPLDELRNV, encoded by the coding sequence ATGATTGTCCTCGGCGTCGAATCCTCCTGTGACGAAACCGGCATCGCGTTGTACGACACACAACGCGGCCTCCTGGCGCATGCCCTGCACTCGCAGGTCGCCATGCACGAGGAATACGGCGGCGTGGTGCCGGAACTGGCCTCGCGCGACCATATCCGGCGCGCCATCCCGCTGCTGGAGCAGGTATTGAAGAATGCCGACATGCCGCGTTCGGCCATCGACGCCATTGCCTATACCCAGGGACCGGGCTTGGCCGGCGCGCTGCTGGTGGGCGCCTCGGTGGCCTGCGGCCTGGGGCTGGCGCTCGACCGGCCGGTGCTGGGCATCCACCACCTGGAAGGCCACCTGCTGTCGCCGCTGCTGTCGCGCGACCCGCCCTCCTTTCCGTTCGTCGCACTGCTCGTCTCGGGCGGCCACACCCAGCTGATGCGCGTCGACGGCGTCGGCCAGTACACGCTCTTGGGCGAGACGCTCGACGACGCGGCCGGCGAAGCGTTCGACAAGTCGGCCAAGCTGCTCGGCCTCGGTTACCCAGGGGGGCCGGCGATTTCGCGCTTGGCCGAATTCGGCGACCCCGGCGTCTACAAGCTGCCGCGCCCGATGCTGCATTCGAAGGATTTGAATTTCAGCTTTTCCGGCCTGAAGACGGCCGTGCTGACGGTGGTGAAGAACCAGATCACCAATATCTGCGAACAGGACAAGGCGAATGTGGCGCGCGCCTTCGTCGACGCGATCGTCGACGTACTGGTGGCGAAATGCGTGACGGCGCTGAAGGAAACGGGCTTGAAGAAGCTGGTGATCGCCGGCGGCGTCGGCGCCAACCGCCAGCTGCGCGAAGCGCTCGATGCGGCGGCGCACAAGCGGCGCTTTCGCGTGTACTACCCGGAACTGGAATTCTGCACCGACAATGGCGCGATGATCGCGTTTGCCGGCGCGATGCGCCTGCAGATCAATCCGGACGCTGCGCGGCGCGACTATGCTTTCAATGTCAGGCCGCGCTGGCCGCTGGACGAGTTGAGGAACGTGTAA
- a CDS encoding ANTAR domain-containing response regulator, whose translation MTDSRQLKIVVVNSLVAPEGASTAAQVQAERARALRIGLLEGGYNILAALPPDADLEEQIAQLQPDVIIVDAQSDAALKKVVAATASERRPIVCFTEDNDKVKMHAAIEAGVSAYVVAGLSAERVKAVLDVALARFEVDQKLRHELSETRLRLAERKVIERAKGLLMERHHCSEDEAYRKLRRLAMDKNLKLSDVAQRMLDVADLLI comes from the coding sequence ATGACAGATTCCAGACAGCTCAAGATCGTCGTCGTTAATTCGCTGGTGGCGCCGGAGGGCGCGAGCACGGCGGCGCAGGTGCAGGCCGAACGCGCCCGCGCGCTGCGCATCGGCCTGCTCGAAGGCGGCTACAACATCCTGGCCGCCTTGCCTCCGGACGCGGACCTGGAAGAGCAGATCGCGCAGCTGCAGCCGGACGTGATCATCGTCGACGCGCAGTCGGACGCCGCGCTGAAAAAAGTGGTCGCCGCCACCGCCAGCGAGCGCCGCCCCATCGTCTGCTTCACCGAGGACAACGACAAGGTCAAGATGCACGCCGCGATCGAGGCGGGGGTGTCGGCCTACGTGGTGGCGGGCCTGTCGGCCGAGCGCGTCAAGGCGGTGCTGGACGTGGCGCTGGCGCGCTTCGAGGTCGACCAGAAGCTGCGCCACGAGCTGTCCGAAACCAGGCTCAGGCTGGCCGAGCGCAAGGTGATCGAACGCGCCAAGGGCCTGCTGATGGAGCGCCATCATTGTTCCGAGGACGAGGCTTACCGCAAGCTGCGCCGGCTGGCGATGGACAAGAACCTGAAGCTGTCCGACGTGGCGCAGCGCATGCTCGACGTCGCCGACCTGCTCATTTGA
- a CDS encoding CmpA/NrtA family ABC transporter substrate-binding protein, with translation MPVKESTMNSTRRTLIKAGAAVAAGATGALSGLATQGVWAAGSDKPEKDEVRIGFIPLTDCASVVMASVLGFDRKYGVKIIPTKEASWAGVRDKLVNGELDMAHVLYGLIYGVHLGVSGPKKDMAVLMTLNNNGQAITLSRKLAEKGAVDGPSLAKVMASDKREYTFAGTFPTGTHAMWLYYWLASAGINPFKDAKTITVPPPQMVANMRVGNMDGFCVGEPWGHRAIMDGIGITAVTTQDIWRDHPEKTLGTTADFVKKHPNTTRAVMMAVLEASRWIDAGLQNKLKMAETVAEKSYINTGVDAINQRILGRYQNGLGRTWDDPNHMKFFSDGAVNFPYLSDGMWFLTQHKRWGLLKSHPDYLGVARQINQVDLYRQVASAMKISVPKDPMRSSRLIDGVVWDGKDPARYADSFKIRA, from the coding sequence ATGCCAGTAAAAGAATCGACCATGAATTCGACCCGCCGCACCCTCATCAAGGCGGGCGCCGCTGTTGCTGCCGGCGCTACAGGCGCGTTAAGCGGGCTGGCTACCCAGGGCGTGTGGGCCGCCGGCTCCGACAAGCCCGAAAAGGACGAAGTCAGGATCGGCTTCATTCCGCTGACTGATTGCGCCTCGGTCGTCATGGCCTCGGTGCTGGGCTTCGACCGGAAATACGGTGTGAAGATCATCCCGACCAAGGAAGCTTCCTGGGCCGGCGTGCGCGACAAGCTGGTCAACGGCGAACTCGACATGGCGCATGTGCTGTACGGCCTGATCTATGGCGTGCACCTGGGCGTGTCCGGTCCCAAGAAGGACATGGCGGTGCTGATGACCTTGAATAACAACGGGCAGGCGATCACGCTGTCCAGGAAGCTCGCCGAAAAGGGCGCGGTCGACGGCCCGAGCCTGGCGAAGGTGATGGCGAGCGACAAGCGCGAATACACGTTTGCCGGCACCTTCCCGACCGGCACGCACGCGATGTGGCTGTACTACTGGCTGGCGAGCGCCGGAATCAATCCGTTCAAGGATGCCAAGACGATCACCGTGCCGCCGCCGCAGATGGTCGCCAACATGCGCGTCGGGAACATGGACGGCTTCTGCGTCGGCGAGCCATGGGGCCACCGCGCAATCATGGACGGCATCGGCATCACCGCCGTCACCACGCAGGACATCTGGCGCGACCATCCGGAAAAGACGCTGGGCACCACCGCCGACTTCGTCAAGAAGCATCCGAACACCACTCGCGCCGTGATGATGGCGGTGCTGGAAGCCAGCCGCTGGATCGATGCCGGCCTGCAAAACAAGCTGAAGATGGCCGAAACGGTGGCCGAGAAGTCCTACATCAACACCGGCGTGGATGCGATCAACCAGCGCATCCTCGGCCGCTACCAGAACGGCCTGGGCAGGACCTGGGACGATCCGAACCACATGAAGTTCTTCAGCGACGGCGCGGTCAATTTCCCGTACCTGTCGGACGGCATGTGGTTCCTTACCCAGCACAAGCGTTGGGGCTTGCTGAAGTCTCATCCGGACTATCTCGGCGTGGCGCGCCAGATCAACCAGGTCGACCTGTACCGGCAAGTCGCCTCGGCGATGAAGATCAGCGTGCCGAAGGATCCGATGCGATCGAGCAGGCTGATCGACGGCGTGGTGTGGGACGGCAAGGACCCGGCCAGGTACGCCGACAGCTTCAAGATCAGAGCGTAA
- the ntrB gene encoding nitrate ABC transporter permease, with translation MSAVMENMLNETLEPASEAPDKARSAEARRRIRVGADPGPGERPSPLRPFLLAVVPPLLGMAFLVLAWQIVAARTGNFPTPAATLEEAVKVFSDPFYRNGPNDQGIGWNILSSLQRVGLGFGLAALVGIPLGFMIGRFKFLSGMFTPIISLLKPVSPLAWLPIGLLVFKAANPAAIWAIFICSIWPMIVNTAVGVQRVPQDYMNVARVLKLSEWKIVTKILLPSALPYMLTGVRLAIGTAWLVIVAAEMLTGGVGIGFWVWDEWNNLNVAHIIIAIAVIGVVGLLLEQALVAVAKAFTYEEVRH, from the coding sequence ATGAGTGCAGTCATGGAAAACATGTTGAACGAGACGCTGGAGCCGGCCTCCGAAGCGCCGGACAAAGCACGTTCCGCCGAAGCCCGGCGCCGCATCCGCGTCGGCGCCGATCCCGGGCCGGGAGAGCGACCATCGCCACTGCGGCCGTTCCTGCTGGCCGTGGTGCCACCGCTGCTCGGCATGGCGTTTCTGGTATTGGCATGGCAGATCGTGGCGGCCAGGACCGGCAACTTCCCGACCCCGGCGGCGACGCTGGAAGAAGCGGTCAAGGTGTTTTCCGATCCCTTCTACCGCAACGGCCCGAACGACCAGGGCATCGGCTGGAACATCCTGTCGTCGCTGCAGCGTGTCGGCCTGGGCTTCGGTCTGGCCGCGCTGGTGGGCATTCCGCTCGGTTTCATGATCGGCCGCTTCAAGTTCCTGTCCGGGATGTTCACCCCGATCATCAGCCTGCTCAAGCCGGTCTCGCCGCTGGCCTGGCTGCCGATCGGCCTGTTGGTATTCAAGGCGGCCAACCCGGCGGCGATCTGGGCGATTTTCATCTGCTCGATCTGGCCGATGATCGTCAACACCGCCGTCGGCGTGCAGCGCGTGCCGCAGGATTACATGAACGTGGCCCGGGTACTGAAGCTGTCGGAGTGGAAGATCGTGACCAAGATCCTGTTGCCGTCGGCGCTGCCATACATGCTGACCGGCGTGCGCCTCGCCATCGGCACCGCCTGGCTGGTGATCGTCGCGGCCGAGATGCTGACCGGCGGGGTGGGCATCGGCTTCTGGGTGTGGGACGAGTGGAACAACCTGAACGTCGCCCATATCATCATTGCCATCGCCGTCATCGGCGTGGTCGGCCTGCTGCTGGAACAGGCGCTGGTCGCCGTCGCGAAGGCATTCACCTACGAAGAAGTCCGTCACTGA